Proteins encoded by one window of Sphingosinicella sp. BN140058:
- a CDS encoding class I SAM-dependent methyltransferase: protein MFLLVGHLRRLIRRGELLIIDHRGRPHAIGAPDEAFPSVTIRFADARVTRQILRDPALGAGEAYMDGRLIVERGEIIDLVTLIKGNAQWEQRGRKRNWLKRSGLKARVDRLNWRSRSRRNVAHHYDLSGRLYELFLDPDRQYSCAYFPSEETTLDAAQAAKKAHIAAKLHLRPGQRVLDIGCGWGGMALYLNRVADVDVLGITLSEEQLAVARRRAEEAGVADRVRFELRDYRDVEGPFDRIVSVGMFEHVGPPQYEGFFRKCRELLTEDGVMLLHTIGRYGAPGTTDAWTRKYIFPGGYSPSLSEILEVSQSTRLMATDVEVLRVHYALTLEHWYRRAEEHRAEIEALYDPRFFRMWQYYLAGAAAAFRYGGLCNFQIQFARSRWALPLTRDYMIEEERRLGQRPSAEALEA from the coding sequence ATCTTTCTGTTGGTGGGGCATCTCCGCCGCCTGATCCGGCGGGGCGAATTGCTGATCATCGATCATCGCGGCCGGCCGCATGCGATCGGCGCCCCCGATGAGGCGTTTCCCTCGGTCACCATCCGTTTCGCGGACGCGCGCGTCACCCGCCAGATCCTCAGGGACCCGGCATTGGGGGCGGGCGAAGCCTATATGGACGGACGCCTGATCGTCGAGCGCGGCGAGATCATCGATCTCGTGACCCTGATCAAGGGCAATGCGCAATGGGAGCAGCGCGGTCGGAAGCGAAACTGGCTGAAGCGGAGCGGCCTCAAGGCGCGTGTCGATCGGCTCAACTGGCGCTCACGCTCGCGCCGCAACGTCGCCCATCATTACGATCTCTCGGGCAGGCTCTACGAGCTCTTCCTCGATCCGGACCGGCAATATAGCTGCGCCTATTTTCCGTCGGAGGAGACCACGCTCGACGCTGCACAGGCGGCGAAAAAGGCGCACATTGCTGCCAAGCTGCACCTGCGTCCCGGGCAGCGGGTGCTCGACATCGGCTGCGGCTGGGGCGGCATGGCGCTGTATCTCAACCGCGTCGCCGACGTCGACGTGCTGGGTATCACCCTTTCCGAAGAGCAACTGGCCGTCGCCCGCCGCCGTGCCGAGGAGGCTGGCGTCGCCGACCGGGTGCGCTTCGAGCTGCGCGATTATCGCGACGTCGAAGGTCCGTTCGACCGGATCGTGTCGGTCGGCATGTTCGAGCATGTCGGCCCGCCGCAATATGAGGGTTTCTTCCGCAAATGCCGTGAGCTGCTGACCGAGGACGGCGTCATGCTGCTGCACACGATCGGCCGCTACGGCGCTCCGGGCACGACCGATGCCTGGACGAGAAAGTACATCTTTCCAGGTGGTTACTCGCCGTCCCTGTCGGAGATCCTTGAGGTGAGTCAGAGCACGCGCCTGATGGCGACGGACGTCGAGGTGCTCCGCGTCCATTATGCGTTGACGCTGGAACATTGGTACCGCCGCGCGGAGGAACACCGTGCGGAGATCGAGGCGCTCTATGATCCGCGCTTCTTCCGAATGTGGCAATATTACCTGGCCGGCGCCGCTGCCGCCTTTCGATATGGCGGCCTGTGCAACTTCCAGATCCA